The following nucleotide sequence is from Mytilus edulis chromosome 13, xbMytEdul2.2, whole genome shotgun sequence.
AACTTGCTTGCTTGATTGATAGTTGGTGTTTTGCCGCTGCTTTGAAGCGCCACTTTTGTGCTATTTCGTGACGGcaagtttttattgatggaggaagccagagtgccgaGAAAACCACTGAGCTTCGATAGAAAAATttgcaatcctagtcaattaggaTTGGAGTCGAGCGCACCCGCACGAGCAGGATTCGAACTCACAGCCTCAGTGTTGACACGCTGTGATTGCAGTAGTAGACTCTCTTAGACTACTTGGCCTCCGAAGCCCAACATGCTAACTTGAATATGGTTTTCAAAATCGTTTTATTGTCTTTCATTgttaaaaaaacccagacaatTTGTTCAAAACCATGTAAAAGTAAAGCGAAATGTACCAAATAGACATGAAAACTCACGAATCGAAAAAGAGCTATCAATGCCATAatgaaaacaaaaccaaacaaaagaCGACAAATGCCTAACGACATTATGCAAAcatgacatagaaaactaaagactgagtaacactATCCCAACACATGAAAAACCAACCATGGGTAGTTTAAGGGAATTAAAACTTTGTCgaaacctttagtgaacatttcgGGATAAATTAGTATTTTGATTATGGAGGAcacttttgttaattgttttatcaATATTGGTACGCGTGTTGACTTGataatgttttaaatgaatatttaaaaaaaaaaaaaacgtttgcaCACATCAGAATCGATATCGGATCAATGTGTATCTATCGTTCAGCTATCgttacatttgtacatttgaaatcttcatatctgtatattatgagaAATTCTCAATTTTGTGCATATCCTATGTTCTGAATAATAAGTGTGAAAATTATGttctatcatttatttttactaaaaacatctttaaaagaATAGATCCATATTGATGTAAATACACACAGGCATTTTCGTGTCACACCGGACGTTTCCACATTCGacgaaatttacaaaaaaaaacatatcaaaagtTAACATTTCACACACCTATtcgttttgtaattttttacagcACGGGGTCGATACATACCTCAATCCAACAGTATTATTATCACAGAATTCAGTACTTTATTAATACGATTAATGACATACTTCTCTGTTAAATTGATCGAGTTATAAAGAAAACTAAGGTTTCAAATCAGGTAAAGTTGACCTTACATTAATACGGCTATGAACGTTAGGACCTTTTTGGTTATATATCTTCTTCAGTTCTAATACATCCTACATTTTCAAACATTTcggtttgagcgttcctgatgaagctTATTCCAGTAAAGAGTTTGGAGGCTGTGTTTACGGAGGGTAATAAACgtacaaaattattaaataaatgaataaataaacatatagaTACATTATTAATTAAAATGATCAACACAGAGGATTATGAATCTGCATATAATTCTTCGTTGCAAACTGTAACTTACCAAAGATTCCGAACTAGCACGAACACTAATTTGTTGTTCTCCGTCGACTTTCTTTATCAAACCAGTAaacattaaaatatcttttacatCAGTACAATTGTGATTCATTTCTTTTAATGTCCAATACTCTAAACATTTCATTGAGTCATTTGGTATAAACGCACATGGATAATTTTCTACCACAGCATTACAACGTACAAGATTGACAACAAAAATCCACAATAAAATCATTCTCTAGTTGCGCCTGTAAATAATCAAGATCGATAACAAAATAAGACCatcatttgaatatatttatatgcAACTGTTTTCCTTTTACCATAATATATGGAATGAAATAATTTATGTGAATATCATAGTGTGAAAAAGACAGCCTGTACCATGtggaaaaatacattttatagatCGTCCTTTTCCTTTTTGTCTATTTGTCTACGGTATATGTTCCTTATTTGGATTTGAATCTATAGCTATTGAGACTGTAagaaactgaaaaataaataaataagtggTGCATAAACTTTTATGAAGTAAACTGTGTTGCCATCAGAACAGATCAGACATTTAAATTGCTATCAAGGGGGTAGGGTGAGTGGTCGGTGGGGTACGGATTCCGAAATCCTGGACTTAAAATCATGAAATCCCAAGGTCCCAAAAAAGGTCCTGTCCTTATCAATTAcgaccttttcattttttttgcacACAGTTACACATCTATATACATGTGTAAACAATAAATACTTACTTATACAAAAAGCGACTGAACGGTATTGGATTAAAAATGATATGTCTGAACAGAAGTACTTATTTAACGTGTTGGGAAGGACTCTTGTTTTGCAAATCTAAATATCTGGATTGTTTAATGTTTCGATGTTTCAGAACAAAAAGTTGCCTGCAAAACGACATTTTTAGACAATTTTGACTTCCATGTAAGTATGTTAAAACTTTCTGTATCGTAGATTTATTATTGTACTAATAGGTATAAAGGTCGCATGACACTTTATCTAAATCGAACTTATTTCAATTCATTGACATAGTTTAGGAATGATTAAAATGTGATAATGGTTCTTATTATTGCCATTTGTACATGTACCTTATGAAGAATATTGACATAACAAAAATAAGAGAAAGCAACAACATAGGgtttaaactaatatttttgatACTCAAATATTGCCTAGgtcaatatacaaaatgtagatgCAATGCTTCTGTCATCTTGTTTCGGAAAATGTTGATAGTACGCGTATTCTTTTGAATGTTATTTCATAACATGTGAGTTAATACCAATACACTTCTATATTTGATGATGATTTATAGTTTGTATAAATGTTAGTGTTAAATTATACTTACATTTAACACATGTGCTTCTCAAACTCAGGTTTATATTAATGAGAACTATCTGCACtgcgataaaaaaaaagaaacgctGTCCGAACCAGAAATCTCACAACAAAGGTTACGATTTAGGATGATTTTTATTATCTCTATCATGTGCAGCAGTACGTGTTTAGTGAATATACTGCCAAACACTGCCTAAATCCTATGGCTTTCAGcatgatatttatattttaacttaaTTCTTGAGGAAAATCAGCAATGATAATAGAAGTGGTTATGAGAAGTAATATAATCGTATTGAATTATTTTTCCATTTAGTAAcgaaaatacacatttttttcaatttagtcACTGAATGAACACATACGTCAGTAATATGAATTACCTCAACACTTTGTCttctttaaaacataaaaattaacatatttaataatACCTGACAATCATTTGTCTATGAAAAAActtaaataactaaaatactgaactccggggaaaattgaaaacgaaaagtccctaatcaaatggtaaacacattaaacgaatggacaacaactgtcatattcctgccttggtacagacattctcaagtgtagaaaatggtgaattgaaccttgttttatagcgctaaatctctaacttgtatgacagtcgtatcaatttccattatatttataacaatGCGTCACAAACAAAACCATAATAGGTATACAGCCATCAACACCGTGTTCTAATCTCaagttttgtttttctaattacaaaaatatggaatattattttttctttagcAAATTTCATTTATCGAAACTAGTTACAAACCTGAACATTATCCTTCCTTGTAAACAACTGCTTTTTCAATGGAAGATAAAAGAAGACAGTAAATGTGACTTATGTAATGTAACAGAAgattgtaaacatttttttctagaatGTCATTACTTTAAAACTTTTTGGGAAAAGATCAAAATACTATTAAATAAAGTTAACATAGGTCATCATATCCTAAACTACAGAAATCTCATTGTAGGATATAAAATCAGTGATATTAATTATTAGGATATAAATCTGTTGGTGACACTCATCATATTTTCTATCCACAAGTGCACCTACAGTTcaaattataaaactacaaattTGTATGTGTATGCCCTGTTCAAAAAAGATGTTTTGAACTACTTAAATATTTCGACACTTTCAggtggtaaacatggtaaaattttGAAAGAAGTAAGCTTGTacatataattattattcttGCATATATGTTATATGCTATATTTATGCAGCAATACATGTGTCTCAATATTATTTAATCTTAAAACCACGTGCTGTGGACTTCGTCATGATCATGATCAGCGACAGTGATAAAAGATTTAACCCCTACTGTTCTTGAAGCATCCTTCATGTAATATATCAcatattcataaataaataaacttatataATGTACTTCAATTCGCAACCAAGTATGTACACCTACATAATTAATATATAACAAACTGATTCGACTGTTAATTTTGTCTCCATCGTGTGATCCTTGATCAATAGGTCATGACCAGGTCAACTAGCATATGTACAGAGTCAAAGCGGTTCACGAATGTAATTTTTTCCGGAAATTAATTTCTGTAGTAA
It contains:
- the LOC139502305 gene encoding uncharacterized protein, which encodes MILLWIFVVNLVRCNAVVENYPCAFIPNDSMKCLEYWTLKEMNHNCTDVKDILMFTGLIKKVDGEQQISVRASSESLNFDVKTQIWVRRKDGFCENNCCGVNVKEKRFLLDGGLA